A stretch of Paenibacillus sp. URB8-2 DNA encodes these proteins:
- a CDS encoding ABC transporter permease, translated as MLPILFVLLSVFNPPSGNWVQIRQYLVKDYIAQTVQLTLMVAVLTALLGVTLAWLTAVFDFPGKRFFRWALILPLAIPPYIAAFTYSTMFSYTGIVQTTLRNRFGIVPNQELITVSSMRGAVLVFTLFLFPYVYLITKSFLEKQSASYIENARLLGRNGLSIFLRVALPLSRPAIAGSISLVIFEVLSDYGVTSYFGIQTVSTAIFQTWFGMYDADSAMRLAAWLMMIVIGLFLVEMLLRKRRAYSSTTSKSRPLVPRRLTGARGWAASLFCMIVWCAAFLFPLLQLIVWAGWTFDSMWNAGLFRLIYQTLFVAVVSTLIIMIFSLIAAGANRTRSTASFVLSKAITAGYSMPGAIIAIGVLVVFLKLDKVWAAFHHQLALGGIPLVLSLTLAMLIAGYVIRFMATGYNAVEVGFEKMGRKYTEASRMLGHGMTATFFKVDLPLIKGAVMSGCLLTFVEICKELPLALILRPFNFETLATKAYRYASDEQIFEAAIPSLLIIGISLISVYVMHYLDRRWEQ; from the coding sequence TTGCTGCCCATTCTTTTTGTACTGCTCTCGGTATTTAATCCGCCAAGTGGCAATTGGGTTCAAATCAGGCAGTACCTCGTAAAGGATTATATCGCCCAAACGGTTCAGCTGACGCTGATGGTTGCCGTGCTGACAGCATTGCTCGGGGTAACGCTGGCCTGGCTTACGGCGGTCTTTGATTTTCCGGGAAAACGGTTCTTTAGGTGGGCGCTGATTCTTCCTCTAGCCATTCCTCCATACATCGCCGCTTTTACATACAGCACGATGTTCAGCTACACCGGCATTGTCCAGACGACACTGCGGAACCGGTTCGGAATTGTTCCCAATCAGGAGCTGATTACCGTCTCCTCCATGCGGGGCGCGGTCCTTGTATTTACTTTGTTTCTGTTTCCTTATGTATATCTGATTACCAAATCGTTCTTAGAAAAACAGAGCGCCTCATATATTGAGAACGCCCGGCTGCTGGGTAGGAATGGCTTGTCCATATTCCTGCGGGTCGCACTTCCATTATCCCGTCCAGCCATTGCGGGCAGTATCAGCCTCGTGATCTTTGAGGTGCTGAGCGATTACGGGGTAACGAGTTATTTTGGCATTCAGACCGTCTCGACAGCGATCTTCCAGACCTGGTTCGGAATGTATGATGCCGATTCGGCGATGCGCCTTGCCGCCTGGCTCATGATGATTGTCATCGGCTTGTTCCTGGTCGAAATGCTGCTGCGCAAACGGCGCGCATACAGCTCGACGACGAGTAAGTCGAGGCCGCTTGTGCCGAGGCGCTTAACGGGAGCTCGCGGGTGGGCAGCCTCCCTGTTCTGTATGATCGTTTGGTGCGCAGCCTTTTTGTTCCCGCTTTTGCAATTAATCGTATGGGCGGGCTGGACGTTTGACAGCATGTGGAACGCGGGATTGTTCCGACTGATCTACCAAACCTTGTTCGTGGCTGTCGTCTCCACCTTGATCATCATGATTTTTTCACTGATTGCCGCCGGGGCGAACCGGACGCGTTCCACCGCTTCATTTGTGCTCTCCAAGGCGATAACCGCCGGATATTCCATGCCCGGGGCCATTATCGCCATCGGTGTGCTGGTTGTTTTTTTGAAGCTGGATAAAGTCTGGGCGGCCTTTCATCATCAGCTCGCGCTTGGGGGAATCCCCCTCGTTCTCAGCCTGACTCTCGCGATGCTGATCGCGGGGTATGTGATCCGGTTTATGGCTACGGGGTACAACGCCGTGGAAGTCGGGTTTGAGAAAATGGGCCGAAAATATACGGAAGCGTCACGCATGCTGGGGCATGGAATGACCGCAACTTTTTTCAAGGTGGATCTGCCTTTAATTAAGGGAGCCGTGATGAGCGGATGCCTCCTGACTTTTGTGGAAATCTGCAAGGAGCTGCCGCTGGCTTTGATCCTTAGACCCTTCAATTTCGAGACTCTGGCTACAAAAGCTTACCGGTATGCCAGCGATGAACAGATTTTCGAGGCGGCCATTCCCTCTTTGCTTATCATTGGCATCAGCTTGATCTCGGTTTACGTTATGCATTATTTAGACAGGAGGTGGGAGCAATGA
- a CDS encoding ABC transporter ATP-binding protein, producing MSIVDIRNLSFSYERGKSAVIDRFSCSIEKGDIVGIVGASGNGKSTLLRLIAGLEIPSGGEIRINGAPVVNEGCYIQPERRGVGMVFQDYALFPHMTVRKNIEFALHRLPRKERAKRLEDMLELVQLSEFKDRYPHELSGGQQQRVALARALAQKPAVLLMDEPFSNLDAGLKDAIRSELRTILKKAQMTCLFVTHDHQDVEAISDRSIHLGPGSAPGVRVLTCKA from the coding sequence ATGAGTATCGTAGACATCCGGAATCTATCCTTCTCTTATGAGCGGGGCAAGTCCGCAGTGATCGACCGGTTCTCCTGTTCCATTGAAAAAGGGGATATTGTCGGGATCGTAGGCGCAAGCGGCAACGGAAAAAGCACGCTGCTGCGGCTGATCGCGGGTCTGGAGATTCCTTCGGGCGGGGAGATTCGGATCAACGGGGCTCCCGTTGTGAATGAAGGCTGCTACATCCAGCCGGAGCGGCGGGGTGTCGGCATGGTGTTTCAGGATTACGCCCTGTTCCCTCATATGACAGTCCGCAAAAATATCGAGTTCGCCCTGCACCGTCTCCCCCGCAAAGAACGGGCTAAACGGCTGGAAGACATGCTTGAACTTGTCCAGCTGAGCGAATTCAAGGATCGTTACCCGCATGAGCTGAGCGGCGGACAGCAGCAGAGAGTGGCACTCGCCCGGGCGCTCGCCCAGAAGCCGGCCGTTCTGCTGATGGATGAGCCTTTCAGCAACCTCGATGCAGGACTGAAGGACGCGATCCGTTCGGAGCTGCGGACGATTCTGAAGAAAGCGCAGATGACCTGCCTGTTCGTTACCCATGACCATCAGGATGTGGAGGCGATCAGCGACCGGTCGATTCATCTGGGTCCGGGGTCTGCTCCGGGCGTACGGGTGCTAACCTGCAAAGCTTAG